One Phaseolus vulgaris cultivar G19833 chromosome 11, P. vulgaris v2.0, whole genome shotgun sequence genomic window carries:
- the LOC137824238 gene encoding immune-associated nucleotide-binding protein 9-like: MGGNSIDDDWELTSSSSNEVRTVVLVGRTGNGKSATGNSIIGRRVFLSRASSSAVSTSCELQTAELDDGQRVNVIDTPGLFDLSSGSEFVGKEIVKCIDLAKDGIHAIVVVFSIRTRFTEEEETALRSLQRLFGSKIVDYMIVVFTGGDELEENNESIEEYLGRECPKALKEILVLCENRVVLFDNKTKDEGKRSGQVQQLLSFVNIVLSRNGGRPYTDELFTELKKGAMNLHNQQRKFDSLKGHYSEGAILEFEKQMQQKYNDQLKRITEMVESKLSEATLRLKQQLDEEQAARLKAEEKAMLAQMRSDEEIRKLREHLEKAHEELRQRAQSHCAIL; encoded by the exons ATGGGTGGAAATTCTATTGATGATGATTGGGAGCTCACTTCTTCCTCGTCTAATGAGGTTCGGACAGTTGTCTTAGTTGGACGAACTGGTAATGGCAAGAGTGCAACGGGTAATTCCATTATCGGAAGGAGGGTCTTCTTATCAAGGGCTAGCTCTTCTGCTGTATCCACCTCTTGTGAACTGCAGACAGCAGAACTAGATGATGGACAACGTGTTAATGTTATTGACACCCCAG GATTATTTGATTTGTCCTCTGGATCAGAGTTTGTTGGAAAGGAAATTGTCAAATGCATTGATTTGGCTAAGGATGGGATCCATGCTATCGTTGTAGTGTTCTCAATTAGAACACGGTTTACTGAGGAAGAAGAAACTGCTCTACGGAGCTTGCAGAGATTATTTGGAAGCAAAATTGTTGATTACATGATTGTGGTCTTCACTGGAGGAGATGAATTGGAAGAAAACAATGAGAGTATTGAAGAATATTTAGGTCGTGAATGTCCAAAGGCTTTAAAG GAAATTCTTGTTCTGTGTGAGAATCGTGTTGTACTTTTTGATAACAAGACTAAGGATGAAGGGAAACGTTCTGGACAAGTTCAACAACTTCTCTCTTTTGTAAACATTGTTCTATCACGAAATGGTGGACGACCTTATACAGATGAGTTGTTTACAGAACTGAAG AAGGGAGCAATGAATCTGCATAACCAACAAAGAAAGTTTGATTCTTTAAAAGGACATTATTCTGAAGGAGCAATATTGGAGTTTGAAAAGCAAATGCAGCAAAAGTATAATGATCAATTAAAGCGAATTACTGAGATG gttgaatcaaaattgaGTGAGGCAACTTTGAGGCTTAAGCAACAGTTAGATGAAGAGCAAGCTGCAAGACTTAAGGCTGAGGAGAAGGCAATGTTAGCTCAAATGAGATCAGATGAAGAAATACGTAAATTGAGAGAACATCTTGAGAAGGCCCATGAAGAACTTCGCCAGCGAGCTCAGAGTCATTGTGCCATTCTTTGA
- the LOC137826793 gene encoding cytochrome P450 72A15-like — MRMLGISSLNLTPFTCGIVTLIATVLIWWFWNALNWIWLRPKRIERRLKEQGIQGNSYRPLVGDIRDMIKMIKEAKSKPMDPHSNDIAPRVLPYVVHTIAKYGKNSFMWLGPRPRVFILDPDKFKEMATKVYDFQKPDMSPLFKLLASGFANYDGDKWAKHRKIVSPAFNVEKLKVLVPIFCQSCDDLISQWESALSSSNGSCELDVWPFVQNVSSDVLARAGFGSSFEEGKRVFELQREMLQLTMTLFKFAFIPGYRFLPTRTNRRMKAIDNEIRTSLMGIINRRLKAIEAGEPANNDLLGILLESNYRESEKSSGGGMSLREVVEEVKLFYLAGQEANAELLVWTLLLLSKHPDWQAKAREEVFQVFGNQKPDYERLGQLKIVSMILQESLRLYPPVVMFARYLRKDTKLGDLIIPAGVELVVPVSILHQEREFWGDDAGEFNPERFSEGVSKATKGKLSYLPFGWGPRICIGQNFGLLEAKVAVSMILQRFSLEFSPSYAHAPSFIITLQPERGAHIILHKL; from the exons ATGAGAATGTTAGGAATATCATCTCTGAATTTGACCCCATTTACATGTGGTATCGTTACTTTGATTGCTACGGTGCTGATATGGTGGTTTTGGAATGCACTCAACTGGATATGGCTGAGACCTAAGAGGATAGAGAGGCGTCTAAAGGAGCAGGGTATCCAAGGAAATTCCTACCGTCCCTTGGTTGGAGATATCAGAGATATGATTAAAATGATTAAGGAAGCCAAATCCAAACCCATGGATCCTCACTCTAATGACATTGCACCTCGTGTATTGCCTTACGTTGTCCACACCATCGCTAAATACG GTAAGAATTCATTTATGTGGCTTGGACCAAGACCAAGGGTATTCATCTTGGATCCGGACAAATTCAAAGAAATGGCTACAAAGGTCTATGACTTTCAAAAGCCCGACATGAGTCCACTTTTCAAGCTCCTAGCATCAGGATTTGCAAATTATGACGGTGACAAGTGGGCTAAACACAGAAAGATCGTGAGTCCAGCATTTAATGTAGAGAAATTGAAG GTCTTAGTACCGATATTTTGCCAGAGTTGCGACGATTTGATCAGTCAATGGGAGAGTGCGCTATCTTCGTCCAATGGGTCGTGTGAGTTAGATGTGTGGCCTTTTGTCCAAAACGTGTCAAGCGACGTCCTTGCTCGTGCAGGCTTTGGAAGTAGCTTCGAAGAAGGAAAAAGGGTATTCGAACTTCAAAGGGAAATGCTTCAACTCACAATGACGCTCTTTAAGTTTGCTTTCATTCCAGGTTACAG GTTTCTGCCAACGCGTACCAACAGGAGGATGAAAGCAATTGACAACGAAATAAGAACATCACTTATGGGTATCATAAACAGAAGATTAAAAGCAATCGAAGCAGGGGAGCCTGCGAACAATGACTTGTTAGGCATACTGTTGGAATCAAATTACAGGGAATCTGAAAAAAGTAGTGGTGGAggaatgagtttaagggaagtaGTGGAAGAAGTGAAGCTATTTTACTTGGCAGGGCAGGAAGCGAATGCAGAGCTACTGGTCTGGACTTTGTTATTATTAAGCAAGCATCCTGATTGGCAAGCAAAGGCGAGGGAGGAGGTTTTCCAGGTGTTCGGTAATCAAAAGCCAGATTATGAGAGGCTTGGGCAGCTTAAAATT GTGTCAATGATTCTACAGGAGAGTCTCAGATTATATCCACCAGTAGTTATGTTCGCTCGGTATCTTCGTAAAGATACAAAACTTGGAGACCTTATAATTCCAGCAGGAGTTGAGCTTGTAGTACCTGTGTCAATTTTACACCAGGAAAGGGAGTTTTGGGGCGATGATGCCGGGGAATTCAATCCAGAAAGATTCTCGGAAGGTGTCTCGAAGGCAACAAAAGGCAAGCTTTCATACCTGCCATTTGGATGGGGTCCTCGAATATGCATAGGACAAAACTTTGGTTTGTTAGAGGCAAAAGTAGCTGTGTCAATGATCCTGCAACGTTTCTCCCTCGAGTTTTCTCCGTCTTATGCTCATGCCCCGTCCTTTATTATTACTCTGCAGCCTGAGCGTGGGGCTCACATCATTTTACACAAACTGTAG